CGGCGCCAGCGACCGCGCCTCCCAGCAGGACCTGGCGGCGGCTCAGCCCGATGCGCCCCGTCTCAGGCGTCTGCCCGCGTGCCATCAGTGGCCGTCCGTCTCCATGTTCTCGCCGTCGCCCTCGTAGGTCTCGTTGGCACCCGAGTAGTCCTTGACCGGGACTGACGCGTCGACGGTGGTGCCGTCGTCGAGCGTGAGGGTCAGCTCGACCTCGTCGCCGGCCTGCAGGGGCCCGGCGAGGCCCATGAGCATGAGGTGGTTCCCACCGGGCGCGAGACTCAGCGACTGCCCTGCCGCGACCGTGAACCCGCCTTGCTTCTCGCGCATGACCATCTGCCCGGCGTCGTCCTGAACCGTCTCGTGGAGCTCGGTCGACGTCGCGGCGGGCGTGCTGACGGACACGACCGTGACGTCCGCGCCCGTCGAGTTCACGAGCTCGCCGAAGGCCGCCGACATGCCCGACTCAGCGGCCTTGACCCAGCCGTCCTCGAGGACGACCGTGGCGGCGCTGGGCCCGGGCGTCCCGATCGACGACGCCGCGGGTCTCGGGTCACCCGCATCGCACGCGGACAGCGCGAGCACCACCGCGAGGGCGGCGACAGAGGACAGGGCACGACGGACGGACATCACTTCTCGTTTCTCATCGGGGCTCGGTTCAAGGCTGGCGGCTGCGCGCCCTGCGGCGCGTCACGTGCAGGACGACGTAGATCCCCAGCGCGATCACCGCGCCGACGGCGGCGACCAGGACGGTGCGCAGCGGGCTGGCGGGCTCGGCGCCGGGGGCCTGCGGGTCGGCACTGGTGGTCTGTCGTTCGGCGACGTCCGTGGCCTGGGCTGCGGGCGCCGGCGCGGCACTGGTGGACGGCGCGCTCGTCGACGACGCGCTCGGTGTCGCAGCAGCAGGCGCCGGCTCGGATCCACGTGACGCCGTCATCCCCGACGGGGACCGGTCCCCGACCTGGAACGGCACGGTCCCGGAGACGGGGTGCCCGTCGGCAGAGACGACGCGCCACCGCACGGTGTACGCACCGTCCGGCAGGTCGGGCGCGAGCGGCACGGTCAGCGCGGCCCCGTCGAGGACGGGCGCGCTCGCAGCCCAGTCCTGGCCTGCGGCGTCGGCCACGACGACGGTCGTCCCGATGTCCATGAGCTCGCCGGAGAACGTCAGTCGGACCTCGGCGGGCACGTCGTCGAGCCGCTCACCTGAGGCCGGGACGCTGTCGACCAGCTGGTCGTGAGCGATTGCCACACCTGCGGAGCAGAAGAACGCGACGACCGCGAGGGCGAGGGCGGCCAGGGAGCGGCGGACGAGGCGCCTCGGCGACGTAATCACGCGCCACCACACAGCCCAGACATGTCAGCCACGTTATCGATCCAGGTCAGCCCGCCGCTATGACGCACGGCACTCCCTCCAGGCCGGGCGGCCGGCAGGCTCGCTAGCCTGGACCTGCGCGGCCGTCCTGGCGGTAAGGCCATACACGGGTCGGCCCCTCGGGTCCGAGAAGGTCAGGAAGTAGACCCCGGTGTGGCGCCGCGCCCGACCCGGGCTCCGGGCTCCGGGCTCCGGGCTCCGGGCTCCGGGCTCCGGGCTCCGGGCTCCGGGCTCCGGGCTCCGGACATAGCAAAGACCCCCGCCGACCGATGGCCGCGGGGGTCTGCTCGCTGTCTCAAACGAGTGCGCCCGGAGGGATT
This genomic window from Flavimobilis soli contains:
- a CDS encoding copper chaperone PCu(A)C; this translates as MSVRRALSSVAALAVVLALSACDAGDPRPAASSIGTPGPSAATVVLEDGWVKAAESGMSAAFGELVNSTGADVTVVSVSTPAATSTELHETVQDDAGQMVMREKQGGFTVAAGQSLSLAPGGNHLMLMGLAGPLQAGDEVELTLTLDDGTTVDASVPVKDYSGANETYEGDGENMETDGH
- a CDS encoding copper resistance protein CopC, which produces MITSPRRLVRRSLAALALAVVAFFCSAGVAIAHDQLVDSVPASGERLDDVPAEVRLTFSGELMDIGTTVVVADAAGQDWAASAPVLDGAALTVPLAPDLPDGAYTVRWRVVSADGHPVSGTVPFQVGDRSPSGMTASRGSEPAPAAATPSASSTSAPSTSAAPAPAAQATDVAERQTTSADPQAPGAEPASPLRTVLVAAVGAVIALGIYVVLHVTRRRARSRQP